The following proteins come from a genomic window of Bombyx mori chromosome 18, ASM3026992v2:
- the LOC101737558 gene encoding DNA repair protein XRCC1 isoform X2 has translation MPRVKIDYVVSFSSEDPDHPANNLLALEVNKKKWLCCKGESSCSVVLQLAKAVQISSVYLGVHHAATVEVLVGRSEKPDEPFEVLVPSSVMLSPSESRRAEGVQRVRAWRGDQLAAAARGRRWDRLRVVCAQPYNRHCQFGLSFLHIDEPGDGPPPAPPRPLALDTFSSDEEEFKPGELFAKYYTQKDSPLKLGDDKTSSPASTESQIHKATSRALRNVPGDSPAASPGLSAAATLRQSKQNRPAGRRRSDSDGDARMHDEEDTRHHAKIDQTVNRHKGDKMTDDNSAGDPKEVQKNIDNISSRAKRVKRDDSAGTAPAPRGQLADVLRGVRFVLSGYQNPLRQELRREGVALGARWEPVWGPACTHLICAFPNTPKLQEVRRVAGGAVPAVRADWLRACRRARRRVPWRPYATEPHQRTAPPHAAETDESADTDEEVRDRGRAPSPPAGATGSRGGSGEPDVQFVCDERVKASLAVESDSDETDAGADSGAEHAIDDSKSLPAFFEGVTFAVEAGDTQLRARCWRYLRAYGGRVLQKSQLDEDSRVDYVVCDDGAAPRIKGRAVTAAWLWKCHQQRKLCPI, from the exons ATGCCGCGCGTGAAAATTGATTACGTCGTTAGCTTCAGCAGCGAGGATCCT GATCACCCAGCTAACAATCTGTTGGCATTGGAAGTGAACAAGAAGAAATGGCTGTGCTGCAAGGGAGAGTCTTCCTGCTCAGTCGTACTTCAGCTGGCCAAGGCAGTCCAG ATATCATCAGTCTATCTTGGTGTGCATCATGCTGCTACTGTGGAGGTGCTCGTTGGAAGATCTGAAAAACCTGATGAACCCTTTGAG GTACTGGTCCCCAGCAGCGTGATGTTGTCGCCCAGCGAGTCCCGGCGCGCCGAGGGCGTGCAGCGCGTGCGGGCGTGGCGCGGCGACCAGCTGGCGGCCGCGGCCCGGGGGCGCCGCTGGGACCGCCTGCGGGTCGTGTGCGCGCAGCCCTACAACAGGCACTGCCAG TTCGGCCTCTCGTTCTTGCACATCGACGAGCCCGGGGACGGACCCCCGCCCGCGCCGCCGCGCCCCCTCGCCCTGGACACCTTCTCGTCGGACGAGGAAGAGTTCAAACCTGGGGAATTATTCGCTAAATACTACACCCAGAAGGATAGTCCGCTGAAACTGGGGGACGATAAAACTAGCAGCCCGGCGAGTACAG AATCCCAAATACACAAGGCGACGTCCCGCGCGCTCCGCAACGTTCCCGGGGACTCCCCCGCCGCCTCCCCCGGCCTCAGCGCGGCGGCCACACTCCGACAGAGCAAACAGAACAGGCCGGCCGGGCGGCGCCGCTCCGACAGCGACGGGGACGCTCGGATGCACGATGAAGAGGACACCAGACACCATGCAAAAATAGACCAAACCGTTAATAGACATAAGGGTGACAAGATGACCGATGACAATAGCGCGGGGGACCCG AAAGAAGTCCAGAAAAATATAGACAATATATCATCGAGAGCAAAGCGGGTGAAGCGAGACGACAGCGCCGGGACCGCGCCCGCCCCCCGGGGACAGCTCG CGGACGTGCTGCGCGGCGTGCGCTTCGTGCTGAGCGGCTACCAGAACCCGCTCCGCCAAGAGTTGCGCCGCGAGGGGGTCGCGCTGGGGGCGCGCTGGGAGCCCGTCTGGGGGCCCGCCTGCACGCATCTCAT ATGCGCGTTCCCCAACACGCCGAAGCTGCAGGAGGTGCGGCgcgtggcgggcggcgccgtgCCCGCCGTGCGCGCGGACTGGCTGCGAGCGTGCCGCCGCGCGCGCCGCCGCGTGCCCTGGCGCCCCTACGCCACGGAGCCGCACCAGCGCACCGCACCACCACACGCTGCAG AAACTGACGAGTCAGCGGACACCGACGAGGAAGTGCGGGACCGCGGCCGGGCGCCGAGCCCCCCCGCCGGCGCGACAGGGTCGAGGGGGGGCAGCGGCGAGCCCGACGTGCAGTTCGTGTGCGACGAACGAGTCAAGGCGTCGCTCGCGGTCGAGTCGGACTCGGACGAGACCGACGCTGGGGCCGACAGCGGCGCCGAGCACGCG ATAGACGACAGCAAGTCGCTGCCGGCGTTCTTTGAGGGAGTAACGTTCGCGGTGGAGGCCGGGGACACACAACTGCGGGCGCGCTGCTGGCGCTACCTGCGGGCCTACGGGGGGCGCGTGCTGCAG
- the LOC101737558 gene encoding DNA repair protein XRCC1 isoform X1 has protein sequence MPRVKIDYVVSFSSEDPDHPANNLLALEVNKKKWLCCKGESSCSVVLQLAKAVQISSVYLGVHHAATVEVLVGRSEKPDEPFEVLVPSSVMLSPSESRRAEGVQRVRAWRGDQLAAAARGRRWDRLRVVCAQPYNRHCQFGLSFLHIDEPGDGPPPAPPRPLALDTFSSDEEEFKPGELFAKYYTQKDSPLKLGDDKTSSPASTESQIHKATSRALRNVPGDSPAASPGLSAAATLRQSKQNRPAGRRRSDSDGDARMHDEEDTRHHAKIDQTVNRHKGDKMTDDNSAGDPKEVQKNIDNISSRAKRVKRDDSAGTAPAPRGQLVACVAADVLRGVRFVLSGYQNPLRQELRREGVALGARWEPVWGPACTHLICAFPNTPKLQEVRRVAGGAVPAVRADWLRACRRARRRVPWRPYATEPHQRTAPPHAAETDESADTDEEVRDRGRAPSPPAGATGSRGGSGEPDVQFVCDERVKASLAVESDSDETDAGADSGAEHAIDDSKSLPAFFEGVTFAVEAGDTQLRARCWRYLRAYGGRVLQKSQLDEDSRVDYVVCDDGAAPRIKGRAVTAAWLWKCHQQRKLCPI, from the exons ATGCCGCGCGTGAAAATTGATTACGTCGTTAGCTTCAGCAGCGAGGATCCT GATCACCCAGCTAACAATCTGTTGGCATTGGAAGTGAACAAGAAGAAATGGCTGTGCTGCAAGGGAGAGTCTTCCTGCTCAGTCGTACTTCAGCTGGCCAAGGCAGTCCAG ATATCATCAGTCTATCTTGGTGTGCATCATGCTGCTACTGTGGAGGTGCTCGTTGGAAGATCTGAAAAACCTGATGAACCCTTTGAG GTACTGGTCCCCAGCAGCGTGATGTTGTCGCCCAGCGAGTCCCGGCGCGCCGAGGGCGTGCAGCGCGTGCGGGCGTGGCGCGGCGACCAGCTGGCGGCCGCGGCCCGGGGGCGCCGCTGGGACCGCCTGCGGGTCGTGTGCGCGCAGCCCTACAACAGGCACTGCCAG TTCGGCCTCTCGTTCTTGCACATCGACGAGCCCGGGGACGGACCCCCGCCCGCGCCGCCGCGCCCCCTCGCCCTGGACACCTTCTCGTCGGACGAGGAAGAGTTCAAACCTGGGGAATTATTCGCTAAATACTACACCCAGAAGGATAGTCCGCTGAAACTGGGGGACGATAAAACTAGCAGCCCGGCGAGTACAG AATCCCAAATACACAAGGCGACGTCCCGCGCGCTCCGCAACGTTCCCGGGGACTCCCCCGCCGCCTCCCCCGGCCTCAGCGCGGCGGCCACACTCCGACAGAGCAAACAGAACAGGCCGGCCGGGCGGCGCCGCTCCGACAGCGACGGGGACGCTCGGATGCACGATGAAGAGGACACCAGACACCATGCAAAAATAGACCAAACCGTTAATAGACATAAGGGTGACAAGATGACCGATGACAATAGCGCGGGGGACCCG AAAGAAGTCCAGAAAAATATAGACAATATATCATCGAGAGCAAAGCGGGTGAAGCGAGACGACAGCGCCGGGACCGCGCCCGCCCCCCGGGGACAGCTCG TCGCGTGTGTCGCAGCGGACGTGCTGCGCGGCGTGCGCTTCGTGCTGAGCGGCTACCAGAACCCGCTCCGCCAAGAGTTGCGCCGCGAGGGGGTCGCGCTGGGGGCGCGCTGGGAGCCCGTCTGGGGGCCCGCCTGCACGCATCTCAT ATGCGCGTTCCCCAACACGCCGAAGCTGCAGGAGGTGCGGCgcgtggcgggcggcgccgtgCCCGCCGTGCGCGCGGACTGGCTGCGAGCGTGCCGCCGCGCGCGCCGCCGCGTGCCCTGGCGCCCCTACGCCACGGAGCCGCACCAGCGCACCGCACCACCACACGCTGCAG AAACTGACGAGTCAGCGGACACCGACGAGGAAGTGCGGGACCGCGGCCGGGCGCCGAGCCCCCCCGCCGGCGCGACAGGGTCGAGGGGGGGCAGCGGCGAGCCCGACGTGCAGTTCGTGTGCGACGAACGAGTCAAGGCGTCGCTCGCGGTCGAGTCGGACTCGGACGAGACCGACGCTGGGGCCGACAGCGGCGCCGAGCACGCG ATAGACGACAGCAAGTCGCTGCCGGCGTTCTTTGAGGGAGTAACGTTCGCGGTGGAGGCCGGGGACACACAACTGCGGGCGCGCTGCTGGCGCTACCTGCGGGCCTACGGGGGGCGCGTGCTGCAG
- the LOC101737558 gene encoding DNA repair protein XRCC1 isoform X3 produces MLLLWRCSLEDLKNLMNPLSSVMLSPSESRRAEGVQRVRAWRGDQLAAAARGRRWDRLRVVCAQPYNRHCQFGLSFLHIDEPGDGPPPAPPRPLALDTFSSDEEEFKPGELFAKYYTQKDSPLKLGDDKTSSPASTESQIHKATSRALRNVPGDSPAASPGLSAAATLRQSKQNRPAGRRRSDSDGDARMHDEEDTRHHAKIDQTVNRHKGDKMTDDNSAGDPKEVQKNIDNISSRAKRVKRDDSAGTAPAPRGQLVACVAADVLRGVRFVLSGYQNPLRQELRREGVALGARWEPVWGPACTHLICAFPNTPKLQEVRRVAGGAVPAVRADWLRACRRARRRVPWRPYATEPHQRTAPPHAAETDESADTDEEVRDRGRAPSPPAGATGSRGGSGEPDVQFVCDERVKASLAVESDSDETDAGADSGAEHAIDDSKSLPAFFEGVTFAVEAGDTQLRARCWRYLRAYGGRVLQKSQLDEDSRVDYVVCDDGAAPRIKGRAVTAAWLWKCHQQRKLCPI; encoded by the exons ATGCTGCTACTGTGGAGGTGCTCGTTGGAAGATCTGAAAAACCTGATGAACCCTTTGAG CAGCGTGATGTTGTCGCCCAGCGAGTCCCGGCGCGCCGAGGGCGTGCAGCGCGTGCGGGCGTGGCGCGGCGACCAGCTGGCGGCCGCGGCCCGGGGGCGCCGCTGGGACCGCCTGCGGGTCGTGTGCGCGCAGCCCTACAACAGGCACTGCCAG TTCGGCCTCTCGTTCTTGCACATCGACGAGCCCGGGGACGGACCCCCGCCCGCGCCGCCGCGCCCCCTCGCCCTGGACACCTTCTCGTCGGACGAGGAAGAGTTCAAACCTGGGGAATTATTCGCTAAATACTACACCCAGAAGGATAGTCCGCTGAAACTGGGGGACGATAAAACTAGCAGCCCGGCGAGTACAG AATCCCAAATACACAAGGCGACGTCCCGCGCGCTCCGCAACGTTCCCGGGGACTCCCCCGCCGCCTCCCCCGGCCTCAGCGCGGCGGCCACACTCCGACAGAGCAAACAGAACAGGCCGGCCGGGCGGCGCCGCTCCGACAGCGACGGGGACGCTCGGATGCACGATGAAGAGGACACCAGACACCATGCAAAAATAGACCAAACCGTTAATAGACATAAGGGTGACAAGATGACCGATGACAATAGCGCGGGGGACCCG AAAGAAGTCCAGAAAAATATAGACAATATATCATCGAGAGCAAAGCGGGTGAAGCGAGACGACAGCGCCGGGACCGCGCCCGCCCCCCGGGGACAGCTCG TCGCGTGTGTCGCAGCGGACGTGCTGCGCGGCGTGCGCTTCGTGCTGAGCGGCTACCAGAACCCGCTCCGCCAAGAGTTGCGCCGCGAGGGGGTCGCGCTGGGGGCGCGCTGGGAGCCCGTCTGGGGGCCCGCCTGCACGCATCTCAT ATGCGCGTTCCCCAACACGCCGAAGCTGCAGGAGGTGCGGCgcgtggcgggcggcgccgtgCCCGCCGTGCGCGCGGACTGGCTGCGAGCGTGCCGCCGCGCGCGCCGCCGCGTGCCCTGGCGCCCCTACGCCACGGAGCCGCACCAGCGCACCGCACCACCACACGCTGCAG AAACTGACGAGTCAGCGGACACCGACGAGGAAGTGCGGGACCGCGGCCGGGCGCCGAGCCCCCCCGCCGGCGCGACAGGGTCGAGGGGGGGCAGCGGCGAGCCCGACGTGCAGTTCGTGTGCGACGAACGAGTCAAGGCGTCGCTCGCGGTCGAGTCGGACTCGGACGAGACCGACGCTGGGGCCGACAGCGGCGCCGAGCACGCG ATAGACGACAGCAAGTCGCTGCCGGCGTTCTTTGAGGGAGTAACGTTCGCGGTGGAGGCCGGGGACACACAACTGCGGGCGCGCTGCTGGCGCTACCTGCGGGCCTACGGGGGGCGCGTGCTGCAG
- the LOC101737558 gene encoding DNA repair protein XRCC1 isoform X4, with product MPRVKIDYVVSFSSEDPDHPANNLLALEVNKKKWLCCKGESSCSVVLQLAKAVQISSVYLGVHHAATVEVLVGRSEKPDEPFEVLVPSSVMLSPSESRRAEGVQRVRAWRGDQLAAAARGRRWDRLRVVCAQPYNRHCQFGLSFLHIDEPGDGPPPAPPRPLALDTFSSDEEEFKPGELFAKYYTQKDSPLKLGDDKTSSPASTESQIHKATSRALRNVPGDSPAASPGLSAAATLRQSKQNRPAGRRRSDSDGDARMHDEEDTRHHAKIDQTVNRHKGDKMTDDNSAGDPKEVQKNIDNISSRAKRVKRDDSAGTAPAPRGQLVACVAADVLRGVRFVLSGYQNPLRQELRREGVALGARWEPVWGPACTHLICAFPNTPKLQEVRRVAGGAVPAVRADWLRACRRARRRVPWRPYATEPHQRTAPPHAAETDESADTDEEVRDRGRAPSPPAGATGSRGGSGEPDVQFVCDERVKASLAVESDSDETDAGADSGAEHATTASRCRRSLRE from the exons ATGCCGCGCGTGAAAATTGATTACGTCGTTAGCTTCAGCAGCGAGGATCCT GATCACCCAGCTAACAATCTGTTGGCATTGGAAGTGAACAAGAAGAAATGGCTGTGCTGCAAGGGAGAGTCTTCCTGCTCAGTCGTACTTCAGCTGGCCAAGGCAGTCCAG ATATCATCAGTCTATCTTGGTGTGCATCATGCTGCTACTGTGGAGGTGCTCGTTGGAAGATCTGAAAAACCTGATGAACCCTTTGAG GTACTGGTCCCCAGCAGCGTGATGTTGTCGCCCAGCGAGTCCCGGCGCGCCGAGGGCGTGCAGCGCGTGCGGGCGTGGCGCGGCGACCAGCTGGCGGCCGCGGCCCGGGGGCGCCGCTGGGACCGCCTGCGGGTCGTGTGCGCGCAGCCCTACAACAGGCACTGCCAG TTCGGCCTCTCGTTCTTGCACATCGACGAGCCCGGGGACGGACCCCCGCCCGCGCCGCCGCGCCCCCTCGCCCTGGACACCTTCTCGTCGGACGAGGAAGAGTTCAAACCTGGGGAATTATTCGCTAAATACTACACCCAGAAGGATAGTCCGCTGAAACTGGGGGACGATAAAACTAGCAGCCCGGCGAGTACAG AATCCCAAATACACAAGGCGACGTCCCGCGCGCTCCGCAACGTTCCCGGGGACTCCCCCGCCGCCTCCCCCGGCCTCAGCGCGGCGGCCACACTCCGACAGAGCAAACAGAACAGGCCGGCCGGGCGGCGCCGCTCCGACAGCGACGGGGACGCTCGGATGCACGATGAAGAGGACACCAGACACCATGCAAAAATAGACCAAACCGTTAATAGACATAAGGGTGACAAGATGACCGATGACAATAGCGCGGGGGACCCG AAAGAAGTCCAGAAAAATATAGACAATATATCATCGAGAGCAAAGCGGGTGAAGCGAGACGACAGCGCCGGGACCGCGCCCGCCCCCCGGGGACAGCTCG TCGCGTGTGTCGCAGCGGACGTGCTGCGCGGCGTGCGCTTCGTGCTGAGCGGCTACCAGAACCCGCTCCGCCAAGAGTTGCGCCGCGAGGGGGTCGCGCTGGGGGCGCGCTGGGAGCCCGTCTGGGGGCCCGCCTGCACGCATCTCAT ATGCGCGTTCCCCAACACGCCGAAGCTGCAGGAGGTGCGGCgcgtggcgggcggcgccgtgCCCGCCGTGCGCGCGGACTGGCTGCGAGCGTGCCGCCGCGCGCGCCGCCGCGTGCCCTGGCGCCCCTACGCCACGGAGCCGCACCAGCGCACCGCACCACCACACGCTGCAG AAACTGACGAGTCAGCGGACACCGACGAGGAAGTGCGGGACCGCGGCCGGGCGCCGAGCCCCCCCGCCGGCGCGACAGGGTCGAGGGGGGGCAGCGGCGAGCCCGACGTGCAGTTCGTGTGCGACGAACGAGTCAAGGCGTCGCTCGCGGTCGAGTCGGACTCGGACGAGACCGACGCTGGGGCCGACAGCGGCGCCGAGCACGCG ACGACAGCAAGTCGCTGCCGGCGTTCTTTGAGGGAGTAA
- the LOC101737274 gene encoding uncharacterized protein LOC101737274, whose translation MDNIIPWLLLACGWARSELLQDFIQKRSNYGVYAKDFSQDYEPYVFAAIPLHPPMPVLHVLSPSPLSAPNRDLHHSASKHHSAYSKPSYHTHYSTPSFSSSQYNRPSQGNSFYGKTFSSSDFSSLTSPDFSKLYFPTHTRPSFVEYPQTSFSHKEYPRPRPYEYPTYAESTLSAETDLGRLYSSSVPYSYLKSHHNSYDSSQESSPTILYAQPTALGGYSYHKKPTKKRKILPKKKIPTESPVIIRVHKHRITRS comes from the exons ATGGACAACATT ATCCCGTGGTTACTGCTCGCTTGCGGCTGGGCGCGCTCCGAGCTGCTTCAAGATTTTATCCAGAAACGCAGTAATTATGGTGTTTACGCCAAGGACTTCTCCCAGGACTACGAGCCATATGTCTTCGCCGCCATTCCACTGCACCCGCCGATGCCGGTCCTTCACGTGTTGTCTCCGTCGCCTCTCTCAGCACCCAACAGAGACCTCCATCACTCCGCGTCCAAACATCATTCGGCTTACTCCAAGCCGAGCTACCATACTCATTACAGTACACCTTCGTTCTCCTCGTCACAATACAACAGACCTTCTCAGGGAAATTCTTTCTATGGGAAAACGTTCTCTTCGTCTGACTTCTCTTCCCTTACGTCACCAGACTTCTCCAAGCTCTACTTTCCTACACACACAAGACCATCTTTCGTGGAATACCCACAAACATCTTTCTCTCATAAAGAGTATCCACGTCCGCGTCCTTACGAATATCCCACTTACGCTGAATCTACGCTCTCTGCTGAGACGGACCTTGGACGTTTATATTCATCATCCGTTCCATACTCGTACCTAAAATCTCATCACAATTCATATGATTCAAGCCAAGAGTCGTCTCCGACGATATTGTACGCTCAGCCTACAGCGCTCGGAGGATATTCTTACCACAAAAAACCTACCAAGAAACGAAAGATACTGCCAAAGAAAAAAATTCCTACGGAATCACCCGTCATCATACGCGTGCACAAACACAGGATAACGAGaagctaa
- the CPG25 gene encoding cuticular protein glycine-rich 25 isoform X2: protein MKTFLCVVLLAAAVLADPAPSESENKREKRGYGGLGTGLGLGYGLGYPGLYGAGLYGHGLGYSGLGYGGLGYGGLGYGGLGYGGLGYGYGAGYGYGGLIPGAPLLHAPVVAAPTVVVKKVEVPKVVAVPQPIPVPHPVPVAHPLAYAPALW, encoded by the exons ATGAAAACCTTC TTGTGCGTAGTCCTCCTCGCCGCCGCCGTCCTGGCCGACCCTGCTCCCTCTGAGAGTGAAAACAAGAGGGAGAAACGTGGATACGGCGGACTAGGCACCGGACTCGGCCTCGGCTATGGACTCGGGTACCCCGGACTCTACGGCGCAGGACTCTACGGTCACGGACTCGGCTATAGCGGACTCGGTTATGGCGGACTCGGTTATGGCGGACTCGGCTACGGCGGACTCGGGTACGGCGGTCTCGGCTACGGGTACGGAGCCGGGTACGGCTACGGAGGTCTGATCCCCGGCGCCCCCCTCCTCCACGCTCCTGTGGTCGCAGCCCCCACCGTGGTCGTTAAGAAAGTTGAAGTACCAAAG GTAGTAGCTGTCCCGCAGCCCATCCCAGTGCCCCACCCCGTGCCGGTCGCTCACCCCCTGGCGTACGCGCCCGCCCTCTGGTGA
- the CPG25 gene encoding cuticular protein glycine-rich 25 precursor: MKTFLCVVLLAAAVLADPAPSESENKREKRGYGGLGTGLGLGYGLGYPGLYGAGLYGHGLGYSGLGYGGLGYGGLGYGGLGYGGLGYGYGAGYGYGGLIPGAPLLHAPVVAAPTVVVKKVEVPKKVVAVPQPIPVPHPVPVAHPLAYAPALW; encoded by the exons ATGAAAACCTTC TTGTGCGTAGTCCTCCTCGCCGCCGCCGTCCTGGCCGACCCTGCTCCCTCTGAGAGTGAAAACAAGAGGGAGAAACGTGGATACGGCGGACTAGGCACCGGACTCGGCCTCGGCTATGGACTCGGGTACCCCGGACTCTACGGCGCAGGACTCTACGGTCACGGACTCGGCTATAGCGGACTCGGTTATGGCGGACTCGGTTATGGCGGACTCGGCTACGGCGGACTCGGGTACGGCGGTCTCGGCTACGGGTACGGAGCCGGGTACGGCTACGGAGGTCTGATCCCCGGCGCCCCCCTCCTCCACGCTCCTGTGGTCGCAGCCCCCACCGTGGTCGTTAAGAAAGTTGAAGTACCAAAG AAGGTAGTAGCTGTCCCGCAGCCCATCCCAGTGCCCCACCCCGTGCCGGTCGCTCACCCCCTGGCGTACGCGCCCGCCCTCTGGTGA
- the CPG25 gene encoding cuticular protein glycine-rich 25 isoform X1, translating to MKTFLCVVLLAAAVLADPAPSESENKREKRGYGGLGTGLGLGYGLGYPGLYGAGLYGHGLGYSGLGYGGLGYGGLGYGGLGYGGLGYGYGAGYGYGGLIPGAPLLHAPVVAAPTVVVKKVEVPKVVVKKVVAVPQPIPVPHPVPVAHPLAYAPALW from the exons ATGAAAACCTTC TTGTGCGTAGTCCTCCTCGCCGCCGCCGTCCTGGCCGACCCTGCTCCCTCTGAGAGTGAAAACAAGAGGGAGAAACGTGGATACGGCGGACTAGGCACCGGACTCGGCCTCGGCTATGGACTCGGGTACCCCGGACTCTACGGCGCAGGACTCTACGGTCACGGACTCGGCTATAGCGGACTCGGTTATGGCGGACTCGGTTATGGCGGACTCGGCTACGGCGGACTCGGGTACGGCGGTCTCGGCTACGGGTACGGAGCCGGGTACGGCTACGGAGGTCTGATCCCCGGCGCCCCCCTCCTCCACGCTCCTGTGGTCGCAGCCCCCACCGTGGTCGTTAAGAAAGTTGAAGTACCAAAG GTGGTCGTGAAGAAGGTAGTAGCTGTCCCGCAGCCCATCCCAGTGCCCCACCCCGTGCCGGTCGCTCACCCCCTGGCGTACGCGCCCGCCCTCTGGTGA